gccAAATTAAGttgtaattacaatttatatatattttaatgtaagactgtaagagaaaaaaaacacatttttaatagaaacaaattaatattactcaATGAGTTTCTTAGCTTTAAAATACCTCCTTAAGTACAAGATCTGCCATACACTCAAtccaaataaacaaataatactaaACATACTAAACCAATGAACTCTTCTGCTTGTTGATTCATTTGTATTACGCATTTCTTCGGCACGGTGCTTCATGTCAGAAAAATCTTGAACAATAGACGATGATAAATCTTCCAACATTTTCAGATCCAATTCCAAAGGTTTCAATTTAGCCACCTCTCCAATTCCTTCATATGTTTTTGCCTCAACaccagttttaatatttaatgcaacCTCCTGCAAAGTTCCTCGTTGATACCCAGGTACACGGGAGGTAAAGCAAATTTCAAACATATCATAATTTTCAGTACTAAACGTAAACTTTCCTTTAGTAATGTCTTGTTTATTAGCTAAGATGTGTCCTTTAGAATCCCTCACAATATAATCCATAAATTGACCATCAATTGGTGCAATCTCATAATCACCTTTGACTAATACATTTTGTCTGAGTTCTTCACGTAAACATTTTTGAGTGTTCGGATGCATAAGCCAACGTATCGGTGTTACTAATGGCAATGATAGTATAAG
This portion of the Acyrthosiphon pisum isolate AL4f chromosome A1, pea_aphid_22Mar2018_4r6ur, whole genome shotgun sequence genome encodes:
- the LOC100167237 gene encoding transmembrane trafficking protein-like precursor; its protein translation is MDVKLSLILILSLPLVTPIRWLMHPNTQKCLREELRQNVLVKGDYEIAPIDGQFMDYIVRDSKGHILANKQDITKGKFTFSTENYDMFEICFTSRVPGYQRGTLQEVALNIKTGVEAKTYEGIGEVAKLKPLELDLKMLEDLSSSIVQDFSDMKHRAEEMRNTNESTSRRVHWFSMFSIICLFGLSVWQILYLRRYFKAKKLIE